In Clostridium sp. SY8519, one genomic interval encodes:
- the deoC gene encoding deoxyribose-phosphate aldolase, which translates to MKKEALFRYVDHTALKAYVTWADIQKLCTEALTFRMASVCIPSSYVKKAHDCFRNLKIGTVIGFPLGNCSLEAKLAETRQALQDGADEFDLVVHIGMVKAGLYREVEEEIRAVRALIPDKILKVIIETCYLTDKEKIRMCQVVTDAGADYIKTSTGFGTAGASLEDVKLIREHIGPDVKIKASGGIRTREEFEAYIAAGCSRIGTSSAICMLEE; encoded by the coding sequence ATGAAAAAAGAAGCATTGTTCCGCTACGTGGATCACACAGCGCTGAAAGCGTATGTGACCTGGGCGGATATTCAGAAATTGTGTACGGAAGCCCTGACCTTTCGGATGGCCTCCGTATGTATTCCCAGCAGTTATGTAAAAAAGGCCCACGATTGTTTCCGGAATCTGAAGATCGGTACCGTGATCGGGTTTCCCCTGGGCAACTGCTCCCTGGAGGCAAAACTGGCCGAAACCCGCCAGGCGCTGCAGGATGGTGCCGATGAATTTGATCTTGTGGTTCATATCGGCATGGTGAAAGCAGGGCTTTACCGGGAAGTTGAGGAAGAGATCCGCGCGGTCCGCGCATTGATTCCGGATAAAATTTTAAAAGTGATTATTGAAACCTGTTATCTGACGGATAAGGAAAAGATCCGCATGTGTCAGGTCGTGACAGATGCCGGTGCAGATTATATCAAAACCTCTACCGGATTTGGCACGGCAGGCGCTTCGCTGGAGGATGTGAAACTGATCAGGGAACACATCGGTCCGGATGTTAAGATCAAAGCCTCCGGCGGGATCCGCACCCGGGAGGAATTTGAGGCTTACATTGCAGCCGGCTGCTCCCGGATCGGGACCAGCAGCGCCATCTGCATGCTGGAAGAATAA
- the queA gene encoding tRNA preQ1(34) S-adenosylmethionine ribosyltransferase-isomerase QueA: MNVKDFDYELPEELIAQDPLEDRSASRLMVLDKHTGQIRHHRFYEIPQYLKPGDCLVLNNTKVIPARLYGVKEGTGAQIEILLLKRIEKDLWETLVRPGKKMKPGARVIFGDGLLTGEVEAIAEEGNRLIRFSYEGIFEEILDQLGQMPLPPYITHQLKDRNRYQTVYAKYDGSAAAPTAGLHFTPELLQQIRDAGIRIAEVTLHVGLGTFRPVKVEEVTEHHMHSEYYSITKEAAEQINATRRAGGRVICVGTTSCRTIESAADEEGNLKESSGWTDIFIYPGYRFKVMDCLITNFHLPQSTLIMLVSALAGREHVLAAYREAVKEKYRFFSFGDAMFLTDDLCGE; this comes from the coding sequence ATGAATGTAAAAGACTTTGACTATGAGTTGCCGGAGGAGCTGATTGCGCAGGACCCCCTGGAAGACCGCTCCGCGTCCAGACTGATGGTACTGGACAAACATACCGGTCAGATCCGCCACCACAGGTTTTATGAGATTCCGCAGTATCTGAAACCGGGCGACTGCCTGGTGCTGAACAACACAAAGGTAATACCGGCCAGACTGTACGGGGTCAAGGAAGGCACCGGCGCGCAGATTGAAATTCTTTTACTGAAGCGTATAGAAAAAGATCTGTGGGAGACGCTGGTGCGCCCGGGAAAAAAGATGAAGCCGGGTGCCCGGGTGATTTTCGGCGACGGTCTGCTGACCGGAGAGGTGGAGGCAATTGCGGAAGAGGGCAATCGCTTGATCCGGTTTTCCTACGAAGGGATTTTTGAGGAAATCCTGGATCAGCTGGGACAGATGCCGCTTCCGCCCTACATTACCCACCAGCTGAAAGACAGGAATCGTTACCAGACGGTTTATGCCAAATATGACGGATCCGCTGCCGCACCTACCGCCGGCCTGCATTTTACGCCGGAACTGCTGCAGCAGATTCGGGACGCCGGAATCCGGATCGCGGAAGTGACTCTGCATGTGGGACTTGGAACCTTTCGCCCGGTAAAGGTGGAAGAAGTGACCGAACACCATATGCATTCCGAATACTATTCCATTACAAAAGAGGCCGCGGAACAGATCAACGCGACCCGCAGGGCCGGCGGCCGGGTGATCTGTGTCGGAACCACCAGCTGCCGGACCATTGAATCTGCCGCGGATGAAGAGGGAAATCTGAAGGAAAGCAGCGGATGGACCGATATATTCATTTATCCGGGGTACCGGTTTAAAGTCATGGACTGCCTGATTACGAATTTTCATCTGCCCCAGTCCACACTGATTATGCTGGTTTCGGCGCTGGCCGGCAGAGAGCATGTGCTTGCGGCGTATCGGGAGGCGGTAAAAGAAAAATACCGGTTTTTCAGTTTTGGGGACGCGATGTTTCTTACCGATGATTTATGTGGAGAATAG
- the cdd gene encoding cytidine deaminase — protein MLPDRDQQRHLHAGRIRRFLSGKAAHKEMVQMQTSIKELIDRAEEAREKAYAPYSGFHVGAALLCDDGSVYTGCNVENASYGATVCAERTALLKAVSDGKRAFTQLVIISDSTDYVSPCGICRQVLSEFCSGEFAVIMCRKDKAYRVMTLEQLFLHGFSLKKGSLGRQSEETV, from the coding sequence CTGCTCCCGGATCGGGACCAGCAGCGCCATCTGCATGCTGGAAGAATAAGGCGGTTCCTATCCGGAAAAGCAGCCCATAAGGAGATGGTACAGATGCAGACATCCATAAAAGAACTGATTGACCGGGCAGAAGAAGCGCGTGAAAAAGCGTATGCCCCTTATTCCGGCTTTCATGTGGGAGCAGCGCTCCTGTGTGATGACGGGAGCGTCTATACCGGGTGCAATGTGGAAAATGCTTCCTACGGCGCCACAGTGTGTGCGGAGCGCACAGCCCTTTTGAAAGCGGTAAGTGATGGAAAAAGAGCGTTTACCCAGCTGGTAATCATCAGCGACAGTACGGATTATGTGTCCCCCTGCGGAATCTGCAGACAGGTACTGTCGGAATTCTGCTCCGGCGAATTTGCCGTGATTATGTGCAGAAAGGACAAGGCGTATCGGGTGATGACGTTAGAGCAGCTGTTTCTCCACGGGTTTTCATTGAAAAAGGGCAGTCTTGGAAGACAGTCAGAGGAAACTGTCTGA
- the pheS gene encoding phenylalanine--tRNA ligase subunit alpha — MEEKLKKILDEAMAQIAAAEDLNSLNEVRVSVLGKKGTLKAVLKGMKDVAPEDRPKVGQMVNEASRKIEGQLDARKREMEQQELLRRLDNETIDVTLPAPKNRVGHSHPNTIALEEVERIFVGMGYEVVEGPEVEYDYYNFEALNIPANHPAKDEQDTFYINKDILLRTQTSSVQIHMMEQGRLPIRMIAPGRVFRADEVDATHSPSFHQVEGLVIDKNITFADLKGTLKVFAQELFGKDTKVKFRPHHFPFTEPSAEMDVTCFKCGGSGCRFCKGEGWIEILGCGMVHPHVLEMVGIDPKEYSGFAFGVGLERIALLKYEIDDMRLLYENDLRFLKQF; from the coding sequence ATGGAAGAAAAACTGAAAAAGATTCTGGATGAGGCAATGGCTCAGATTGCCGCTGCAGAGGATCTGAACAGCCTGAATGAAGTCCGGGTGTCTGTGCTCGGAAAGAAGGGCACATTAAAAGCGGTATTAAAAGGAATGAAGGATGTGGCACCGGAGGACCGCCCGAAAGTGGGGCAGATGGTCAATGAGGCCAGCAGAAAAATTGAAGGCCAGCTGGATGCCAGAAAACGGGAAATGGAGCAGCAGGAACTGCTGCGCCGCCTCGATAACGAGACGATCGACGTGACACTTCCGGCGCCGAAGAACCGGGTGGGACACAGTCATCCGAATACCATCGCGCTGGAAGAAGTAGAACGGATTTTTGTCGGCATGGGCTATGAAGTAGTGGAAGGCCCGGAAGTGGAATATGACTACTATAATTTTGAGGCACTGAACATTCCCGCCAACCATCCGGCAAAGGATGAGCAGGATACCTTTTACATCAACAAGGACATCCTTCTGCGTACCCAGACTTCTTCCGTACAGATTCATATGATGGAGCAGGGACGTCTGCCGATTCGTATGATTGCGCCGGGACGTGTCTTCCGGGCGGATGAAGTGGACGCGACACATTCCCCCTCCTTCCATCAGGTGGAAGGCCTGGTAATCGATAAAAATATTACATTTGCGGATCTGAAGGGCACATTGAAAGTGTTTGCCCAGGAACTGTTCGGAAAAGATACCAAAGTCAAATTCCGTCCCCATCATTTTCCGTTTACCGAACCAAGCGCGGAAATGGATGTGACATGCTTTAAGTGCGGCGGATCCGGCTGCCGGTTCTGCAAAGGGGAAGGCTGGATCGAGATTCTCGGCTGCGGTATGGTGCATCCCCATGTGCTGGAAATGGTGGGAATTGATCCGAAGGAGTACTCCGGATTTGCCTTCGGCGTCGGCCTGGAGCGTATCGCGCTGCTGAAATATGAGATTGACGATATGCGTCTGCTGTATGAAAATGACCTTCGTTTCTTAAAACAGTTCTAA
- the pheT gene encoding phenylalanine--tRNA ligase subunit beta — protein sequence MVTSLSWIKEYVPGLDKDPQEYMDAMTLSGSKGEGFTVLNEDLDKIVIGQIREIAPHPDADKLVICQVDIGTETIQIVTGAPNAVQGAKVPVVLDGGRVAGGHDGSRTPGGIRIKKGKLRGVESDGMMCSIEELGSSRDFYPDAPENGLYIFPEDAPVGEDAAAYLGLDDAVIEYEITSNRVDCFSVMGIAREAAATFQLPYRAPEIKETGNAEDVNSYIRVSVQDTDLCSRYTARVVKNIHLAPSPAWMQHRLAAHGIRPINNIVDITNYVMEEMGQPMHAYDLDTIAGHEIQVRRATAGETFVTLDGQERKLDDSMLMICDSEKPIGLAGIMGGENSMITDQVKTMLFEAACFDGTNIRLSSRKAGLRTDASAKFEKGLDPNLAMEAMNRACYLIELLGAGEVVGGAVDVYPVKKEGHRIPFEPDWINSLLGTDLTGEEMLEYLTRVYLTYDPETNEILCPSWRQDLLRDADIAEEVARFYGYDRIPETLPSGEATAGGLSFKLRVEAKVREVSEFCGFSQGMCYSFESPKVFDRLLLPAEDPLRQAIVISNPLGEDYSIMRTSSVNGMMTSLATNYNRRNKTCRLYEMGNIYIPKALPLTELPDERMQLTYGMYGDGDFFDLKGVLEELFDQLGLKERREYRAEGRRPYLHPGRQAEVYYDGQPIAWLGEVHPTVIAAYGMKGRALLAVVDLPSLMLYVNFDKKYTGIARYPAVTRDLSLMVPKEVTAGEIENLFLQRGGRKLEEIELFDIYEGEQVKEGYKSLAYKLTFRAADRTLTEEDIQSLMTKIMDGLHSLGIDLRQ from the coding sequence ATGGTTACCTCATTATCATGGATAAAGGAATATGTGCCGGGACTTGACAAAGACCCGCAGGAATATATGGACGCGATGACGCTGTCCGGATCCAAAGGCGAGGGCTTTACGGTGCTGAACGAGGATCTGGACAAAATTGTAATCGGACAGATCCGGGAGATCGCGCCCCATCCGGATGCGGACAAACTGGTGATCTGTCAGGTGGATATCGGAACAGAGACCATCCAGATTGTCACCGGGGCGCCGAACGCTGTGCAGGGCGCAAAAGTGCCGGTAGTGCTGGACGGCGGAAGAGTGGCCGGCGGACATGACGGCTCCCGGACACCGGGCGGCATTCGGATTAAAAAAGGAAAACTCAGAGGCGTGGAATCCGACGGAATGATGTGTTCGATTGAAGAACTGGGTTCCAGCAGGGATTTCTATCCGGACGCGCCGGAAAACGGCCTCTATATTTTCCCGGAAGACGCGCCGGTGGGAGAAGACGCGGCGGCCTATCTGGGACTGGACGACGCCGTGATCGAATATGAGATCACCTCCAACCGTGTGGACTGCTTTTCCGTTATGGGAATTGCCCGGGAGGCAGCCGCTACTTTTCAGCTTCCATACCGGGCACCGGAAATTAAGGAGACCGGAAACGCAGAAGACGTGAATTCCTACATCCGGGTATCCGTACAGGATACGGATCTGTGCTCCCGCTATACGGCCCGTGTCGTAAAAAACATTCATCTGGCGCCTTCGCCGGCCTGGATGCAGCACCGCCTGGCAGCCCATGGAATACGGCCCATCAACAATATCGTGGATATCACCAATTATGTCATGGAGGAAATGGGCCAGCCGATGCATGCCTATGACCTGGATACGATTGCCGGACATGAGATTCAGGTGCGCCGGGCAACTGCCGGTGAGACCTTTGTCACACTGGATGGCCAGGAACGGAAACTGGACGATTCCATGCTGATGATCTGTGACAGTGAAAAGCCCATCGGACTGGCCGGCATCATGGGCGGCGAGAATTCCATGATTACGGATCAGGTGAAAACCATGCTCTTTGAGGCGGCATGCTTTGACGGGACCAATATCCGTCTTTCCAGCCGGAAGGCGGGACTTCGTACCGACGCGTCTGCAAAATTTGAAAAGGGTCTGGATCCGAACCTCGCCATGGAAGCGATGAACCGGGCTTGCTATCTGATTGAGCTGCTGGGCGCCGGAGAAGTAGTCGGCGGCGCGGTGGACGTGTATCCGGTGAAAAAAGAAGGACACCGGATTCCCTTTGAGCCGGACTGGATCAATTCCCTTCTGGGAACCGATCTGACCGGAGAGGAAATGCTGGAATATCTGACCCGTGTCTATCTGACCTATGATCCCGAAACCAATGAAATCCTCTGCCCCTCCTGGCGGCAGGATCTGCTGCGGGACGCGGATATTGCGGAAGAAGTGGCGCGTTTCTACGGCTACGATAGAATCCCGGAGACTTTGCCGAGCGGAGAGGCCACAGCCGGCGGACTTTCTTTCAAACTGCGGGTAGAGGCAAAAGTGCGGGAAGTTTCAGAATTCTGCGGATTCAGCCAGGGCATGTGTTATTCCTTCGAGAGTCCGAAGGTGTTTGACCGGCTGCTTCTGCCGGCGGAGGATCCCCTGCGTCAGGCGATTGTGATTTCCAATCCGCTGGGAGAGGATTACAGTATCATGCGTACCTCTTCCGTCAACGGAATGATGACTTCCCTGGCCACAAACTACAACCGAAGAAACAAAACCTGCCGCCTGTACGAAATGGGCAATATCTACATCCCGAAGGCCCTTCCGCTGACCGAACTGCCGGATGAGCGCATGCAGCTGACTTACGGCATGTATGGAGACGGCGATTTCTTCGATCTGAAAGGTGTGCTGGAAGAACTCTTTGACCAGCTGGGACTGAAGGAACGCAGAGAATACCGGGCAGAAGGCAGACGGCCCTATCTGCATCCGGGCCGGCAGGCGGAAGTATATTATGACGGACAGCCGATTGCCTGGCTGGGAGAAGTGCATCCCACGGTGATTGCCGCATACGGCATGAAAGGGCGGGCGCTGCTTGCCGTCGTGGATCTGCCGTCGCTGATGCTGTATGTCAACTTCGATAAGAAATACACCGGCATTGCCAGATATCCGGCAGTAACCAGAGACCTCAGCCTGATGGTACCGAAGGAAGTGACCGCAGGCGAGATCGAGAACCTGTTCCTGCAGCGGGGCGGCAGAAAACTGGAAGAAATCGAGCTCTTTGATATTTACGAAGGAGAGCAGGTTAAAGAGGGATACAAATCCCTGGCTTATAAGCTGACGTTCCGTGCGGCAGACCGTACCCTGACAGAGGAAGATATCCAGTCCCTGATGACAAAGATCATGGACGGACTGCATTCCCTGGGAATTGATTTAAGACAATAA
- the leuD gene encoding 3-isopropylmalate dehydratase small subunit → MKSANGTVFKYGDNVDTDVIIPARYLNSSDPKELAQHCMEDIDQEFVHKVQQGDIMVAAKNFGCGSSREHAPIAIKAAGVSCVIAETFARIFYRNAINIGLPIIECPEAAKEIAAGDRVEVDFDSGVITDQTTGKTYQGQAFPPFMQKIIDCEGLVNYINQGK, encoded by the coding sequence ATGAAATCAGCCAACGGAACCGTCTTCAAATACGGAGACAATGTAGATACCGATGTAATCATTCCTGCCAGATACCTGAACTCTTCGGATCCGAAGGAGCTGGCGCAGCATTGTATGGAAGATATCGATCAGGAGTTTGTGCATAAAGTACAGCAGGGAGACATTATGGTAGCCGCAAAAAACTTCGGCTGCGGGTCTTCCCGGGAGCATGCGCCCATCGCGATCAAGGCTGCCGGTGTCAGCTGCGTTATCGCAGAGACGTTTGCCAGGATTTTCTACCGCAATGCTATCAATATCGGCCTTCCGATCATTGAATGTCCGGAAGCCGCAAAGGAGATTGCGGCGGGAGACCGGGTGGAAGTTGATTTTGACAGCGGTGTGATTACCGATCAGACAACCGGAAAAACCTATCAGGGACAGGCGTTTCCTCCGTTTATGCAGAAAATCATTGACTGTGAAGGTCTGGTCAATTACATTAATCAGGGAAAGTAA
- a CDS encoding YihY/virulence factor BrkB family protein, which translates to MNYQSIIAYFSKKITKDNITAYAAQAALFIILSVIPFLLVFVSLIRYTPISQDTVVKTIHYILPGEVSPWVASIVKEVYTNSAKAMIITVIFAVYSSAKCIHSLRNGLNEIYEVKETRNWFKLRARAMIETFLLILGIILVLILVVFGEKLKALGAGRFTAASQIFDFLLKGRLLIIFAVLTIIFAFIYKAIPNHVCTFRSQLVGAIGCTAAWYVFSFFLSIAIRFFNGFSLYGSLTTIVIVAFWLDICMIIFFACGEVNYALEMIIAEFKRSKAAKRAAAQGLEYVPDEEDPFEEKLRELRQRRVLEDDYNQPAPSAGRSKSAAGRGNRRSASFPPGSERKPGAAGEPLLHDLTEPPEQQTSDSGGKPQEQENPSENSTASQEEIDSRKKDSRKDDPFSILPFPGITRPVVEEAPDRIVRLADKGNKIRKSYKLQRRKRRRR; encoded by the coding sequence ATGAATTACCAGTCGATTATTGCTTACTTTTCAAAGAAAATAACGAAAGATAATATCACGGCTTATGCAGCGCAGGCAGCTCTGTTTATCATTTTGTCGGTGATTCCTTTTCTGCTTGTTTTTGTTTCACTGATTCGCTATACGCCGATTTCTCAGGATACGGTGGTAAAGACGATTCATTATATACTGCCGGGCGAGGTGTCTCCCTGGGTGGCATCGATTGTAAAAGAAGTATATACCAATTCAGCAAAAGCCATGATTATTACGGTAATCTTTGCTGTCTACTCATCTGCGAAATGTATCCACAGCTTGCGAAACGGGCTGAATGAAATATATGAAGTGAAAGAGACCCGTAACTGGTTCAAACTGCGGGCCCGGGCCATGATAGAGACATTTCTGCTGATTCTCGGGATCATTCTGGTACTGATTCTGGTGGTATTCGGAGAGAAGCTGAAAGCGCTGGGCGCCGGACGGTTTACAGCCGCCAGTCAGATCTTTGATTTTCTGCTGAAGGGAAGACTGCTGATCATTTTTGCGGTTCTGACTATTATTTTTGCCTTTATTTACAAGGCGATTCCGAACCATGTCTGTACTTTCCGCAGTCAGCTGGTTGGAGCCATTGGCTGTACGGCGGCCTGGTATGTGTTTTCCTTCTTCCTGTCTATTGCCATTCGGTTTTTTAACGGATTTTCCTTATACGGCAGCCTGACTACCATTGTCATTGTGGCGTTCTGGCTGGACATCTGCATGATCATTTTCTTTGCCTGCGGGGAAGTAAACTATGCCCTGGAGATGATTATTGCCGAGTTCAAACGGAGCAAAGCCGCCAAACGGGCGGCTGCCCAGGGACTGGAATATGTGCCGGATGAAGAAGATCCCTTCGAGGAAAAACTGCGGGAACTGCGGCAGCGGCGGGTACTGGAGGATGATTATAACCAGCCGGCGCCATCGGCCGGTCGGAGCAAATCCGCTGCAGGAAGGGGAAACAGACGGTCCGCTTCTTTCCCGCCAGGATCCGAACGGAAGCCGGGTGCGGCCGGAGAACCTCTGCTGCATGATCTGACGGAACCGCCGGAACAGCAGACTTCCGACAGCGGCGGAAAACCGCAGGAACAGGAAAACCCGTCGGAAAACAGCACTGCATCGCAGGAAGAGATAGACAGCAGAAAAAAAGACAGCAGAAAAGACGATCCGTTCAGTATCCTGCCATTTCCGGGAATTACCCGGCCGGTGGTGGAAGAAGCGCCGGATCGGATTGTGCGTCTTGCGGACAAAGGAAACAAAATCCGCAAGTCCTATAAACTGCAGCGCAGAAAGCGCCGCAGACGCTGA
- the thrC gene encoding threonine synthase produces the protein MAILYENTRDSSEKVTASQAILNGLAGGGGLYVPTEIPRLDVPMDVLSKMTYQEVAYEVMRRFLTDFTEEELKTCIARAYDSKFDTEEIAPLVEKDGAYYLELFHGATIAFKDMALSILPHLMITAARKNKVTNDIVILTATSGDTGKAALAGFADVEGTRIVVFYPKNGVSPIQEKQMVTQKGENTMVVGIHGNFDEAQTGVKKMFSDPALNAEINARGFQFSSANSINIGRLVPQIVYYVYAYAQLIRRGAVQEGEQINVTVPTGNFGNILAAFYARCMGLPIARLLCASNENKVLFDFFSTGTYDKNRPFILTSSPSMDILISSNLERLIYRICGNDSEKNKALMQALVTSGKYEITPEMREQLAVFYGNYTTEAETADVIREIYEKTGYVIDTHTAVAAKVYKKYLAETGDTKKTVIASTASPFKFSRSVMNAIHPESVDLGDFELVDKLSELSGVKVPRAIEEIRSAPVRHKTVCEINEMPDVVRDFLK, from the coding sequence ATGGCAATCTTATATGAAAATACCAGAGATTCATCGGAAAAGGTAACAGCCTCCCAGGCGATTCTGAACGGGCTGGCCGGCGGCGGCGGACTCTATGTTCCGACGGAAATACCCCGTTTGGATGTGCCAATGGACGTTTTGAGCAAAATGACGTATCAGGAAGTGGCCTATGAGGTAATGCGCAGATTTCTGACGGATTTTACCGAAGAAGAATTAAAAACCTGCATTGCCCGCGCCTATGACTCCAAGTTTGACACAGAAGAGATCGCGCCTCTTGTGGAAAAAGACGGAGCCTATTATCTGGAGCTGTTTCACGGAGCCACAATAGCTTTTAAAGATATGGCGCTGTCCATTCTGCCCCATCTGATGATTACTGCAGCCAGAAAAAACAAAGTCACCAATGATATTGTGATTCTGACCGCCACATCCGGAGATACCGGAAAAGCGGCCCTGGCCGGATTTGCTGATGTGGAAGGCACACGGATCGTTGTATTTTATCCGAAAAACGGTGTCAGCCCGATTCAGGAAAAACAGATGGTTACCCAGAAGGGTGAGAATACCATGGTAGTGGGAATCCACGGCAATTTTGACGAGGCGCAGACCGGAGTAAAGAAGATGTTTTCCGATCCGGCATTAAACGCTGAGATCAATGCCAGGGGATTCCAGTTCTCCTCTGCCAATTCCATCAACATCGGCCGTCTGGTTCCTCAGATTGTATATTATGTCTATGCCTATGCGCAGCTGATCCGCCGGGGCGCGGTTCAGGAGGGAGAGCAGATCAATGTAACGGTTCCCACCGGCAATTTCGGCAACATTCTTGCCGCTTTCTATGCCCGCTGCATGGGACTGCCCATTGCCCGTCTGCTCTGCGCTTCCAATGAGAACAAAGTGCTGTTTGACTTTTTCTCCACCGGCACCTATGATAAAAACCGACCGTTTATCCTGACCTCTTCCCCGTCGATGGATATCCTGATTTCCAGCAATCTGGAGCGTCTGATTTACCGGATCTGCGGGAATGATTCCGAAAAGAACAAAGCGCTGATGCAGGCGCTGGTTACCAGCGGAAAGTATGAAATCACCCCGGAAATGCGGGAGCAGCTGGCTGTCTTTTACGGGAATTACACGACGGAGGCGGAGACTGCGGATGTCATCCGTGAGATTTATGAAAAGACCGGATATGTCATTGATACGCATACGGCTGTTGCCGCTAAAGTGTATAAAAAGTATCTGGCAGAAACCGGGGATACGAAAAAAACAGTGATCGCTTCCACGGCAAGTCCGTTTAAGTTTTCCAGAAGCGTCATGAACGCCATCCATCCGGAATCCGTGGATCTGGGAGATTTTGAACTGGTGGACAAACTGTCCGAACTGTCCGGCGTGAAAGTGCCGCGGGCAATCGAGGAGATCCGCAGCGCGCCGGTACGCCATAAGACGGTATGCGAGATCAATGAGATGCCGGATGTGGTAAGAGATTTTCTGAAATAG
- a CDS encoding MBL fold metallo-hydrolase gives MPEREDTEDMAECVGKTPVIERIRYEEPDGRIGNCYLVVSGAEAGIIGLPLHERATRAEIQRRLDAWAVDPSRLKLLFTHAHEGRLTRIPSFLPEKCPVYIGAQDLPNLTGTSSRRFLTCLYLREGFPPEQVRVYEQILQIQEEVQQNLNYQPVQNGAEIPIGEVTLRGIHTPGHTRGHICYLLPEEGLLFTGDMLQYDGTPSVELWPEGGSAVEKMLDSLDYMKELMVKRALPGHGDLTGEYRGRIQAIWNQYYLMILQLYQTVNRSPGLSAYELLLSILKQQKKQIPASEQKKRRMMNETVACLEFLRRRGYVQTVMQDGILRNEPGERSLTDF, from the coding sequence ATGCCTGAAAGAGAGGACACAGAGGATATGGCGGAGTGTGTAGGAAAGACGCCGGTCATTGAGCGTATCCGGTATGAAGAACCGGATGGAAGAATCGGCAACTGTTATCTGGTGGTCAGCGGGGCAGAGGCAGGGATTATCGGGCTTCCGCTTCACGAACGGGCGACCCGGGCAGAAATACAGAGACGCCTGGACGCATGGGCAGTGGATCCCTCCCGGCTGAAGCTTTTGTTTACCCATGCCCACGAGGGACGGCTTACCAGAATTCCGTCGTTTCTTCCGGAAAAATGTCCGGTCTATATCGGCGCACAGGATCTTCCGAATCTGACCGGCACATCTTCCAGACGCTTTCTGACCTGTCTGTATCTGCGGGAAGGATTTCCGCCGGAACAGGTCAGGGTCTATGAGCAGATTCTGCAGATACAGGAGGAAGTACAGCAGAACCTGAATTATCAGCCGGTGCAGAACGGAGCGGAGATTCCCATTGGCGAAGTGACGCTTCGCGGAATTCATACCCCCGGACACACCCGGGGCCATATCTGTTATCTCCTTCCGGAGGAAGGCCTGCTTTTTACCGGCGATATGCTGCAGTACGACGGTACGCCGTCGGTGGAACTCTGGCCGGAAGGGGGCAGCGCGGTGGAAAAGATGCTGGACAGCCTGGATTATATGAAGGAGCTGATGGTGAAGCGGGCGCTTCCGGGACACGGGGATCTGACAGGGGAATACCGCGGGCGGATTCAGGCCATCTGGAATCAGTATTATCTGATGATTCTTCAGCTGTATCAGACGGTGAACCGGAGTCCGGGCCTGTCTGCCTATGAGTTATTGCTGAGTATTCTGAAACAGCAGAAAAAGCAGATCCCGGCCTCTGAGCAGAAAAAACGAAGAATGATGAATGAGACCGTTGCCTGTCTGGAATTTCTGCGCCGGAGAGGATATGTGCAGACGGTCATGCAGGATGGGATCCTGCGCAATGAGCCGGGCGAGCGGAGCCTGACAGATTTTTAG
- a CDS encoding 8-oxo-dGTP diphosphatase, whose amino-acid sequence MLMTTLCYIEQNDCYLMLHRTTKKNDINRDKWIGVGGKFEDRESPEECLLREVREETGLTLTSWQFRGFLTFLAEDYEEEFICLYTADGFTGTLTDCNEGELEWVPKSRIGSLNLWEGDRIFLKKLMRQDPFFSMKLSYRGDTLTECRVDGVSVLPVSS is encoded by the coding sequence ATGCTGATGACTACGTTATGCTATATCGAACAGAATGACTGCTATCTGATGCTGCACCGCACCACCAAGAAAAATGATATCAACCGGGATAAATGGATCGGTGTCGGCGGCAAGTTTGAGGATCGGGAGTCGCCGGAAGAATGCCTGCTGCGGGAAGTAAGGGAAGAAACGGGGCTGACGCTGACCAGCTGGCAGTTTCGCGGATTTCTGACCTTTCTGGCGGAGGATTATGAAGAAGAGTTTATCTGCCTGTATACAGCGGATGGATTTACCGGAACACTGACGGACTGCAATGAGGGGGAGCTGGAATGGGTGCCGAAATCCCGGATCGGGTCGCTGAACCTGTGGGAAGGGGATCGGATTTTTCTGAAGAAACTGATGCGGCAGGATCCGTTTTTTTCCATGAAGCTGTCCTACCGGGGGGATACGCTCACGGAGTGCCGGGTAGACGGCGTATCGGTTCTCCCGGTTTCTTCATAA